The Streptomyces kanamyceticus genome window below encodes:
- a CDS encoding class I SAM-dependent methyltransferase yields MTSAPSHRAHSFNAAAAQYAANRPSYPPALLDSVERLTGRRLAGARVVDVGAGTGIATALLVERGADVVAVEPGDGMAEQFRRTLAHVPVVRGDGNALPLADGTADLITYAQAWHWTDQERSVPEALRVLRPGGALALWWNITDPDTPWLAAQSARIARHLGMDDGARHTADRTRHSVGALTTALDFRRDQVRWSRRVPLDTHLANIGTHSAFLVIGAERTAEFVAQERAELLKVFPDGVVEESYVVDLLVAIRPASDATPDTGTGTGSDTGSAS; encoded by the coding sequence ATGACGTCCGCCCCCTCCCACCGCGCCCACTCCTTCAACGCGGCCGCCGCCCAGTACGCGGCGAACCGCCCCTCCTATCCGCCCGCCCTCCTCGACTCCGTCGAACGCCTGACGGGGCGGCGCCTCGCGGGCGCGCGCGTCGTGGACGTCGGCGCGGGCACCGGCATCGCCACCGCCCTGCTCGTCGAGCGCGGCGCGGACGTCGTCGCGGTCGAGCCCGGCGACGGCATGGCGGAACAGTTCCGCCGCACGCTGGCGCACGTCCCCGTCGTACGCGGCGACGGCAACGCGCTGCCGCTCGCGGACGGCACCGCCGACCTGATCACCTACGCCCAGGCCTGGCACTGGACCGATCAGGAACGCTCCGTTCCCGAGGCCCTGCGCGTGCTGCGGCCCGGCGGCGCCCTCGCCCTGTGGTGGAACATCACGGACCCCGACACGCCCTGGCTCGCCGCGCAGAGCGCCCGCATCGCCCGCCACCTCGGCATGGACGACGGCGCACGGCACACCGCCGACCGCACCAGGCACAGCGTCGGCGCCCTGACGACCGCGCTGGACTTCCGCCGCGACCAGGTGCGCTGGAGCCGCCGCGTCCCCCTCGACACCCACCTCGCCAACATCGGGACGCACTCGGCGTTCCTGGTCATCGGCGCGGAGCGCACGGCCGAATTCGTCGCCCAGGAGCGCGCCGAGCTGCTCAAGGTCTTCCCGGACGGGGTCGTCGAGGAGAGTTACGTGGTGGACCTGTTGGTCGCGATCCGGCCCGCATCGGACGCGACACCCGATACCGGTACGGGTACCGGGTCGGATACCGGTTCCGCGTCCTGA